The following coding sequences are from one Humulus lupulus chromosome X, drHumLupu1.1, whole genome shotgun sequence window:
- the LOC133803700 gene encoding pentatricopeptide repeat-containing protein At5g42310, chloroplastic-like, which translates to MLLLPPPLSARFPSIQFHHHYIFQLQPLLLSTTTTTTTTAAALATTTASSGEPYYSSSKRRSDDQNDAVPFRNGRYDFSPLLNFLNDTPADSDSGSDLESPTSLDPVEFQLAESYRAVPATVWHSLLKSLCSNSSSIGLAYAVVSWLQKHNLCYSYELLYSILIHALGRSEKLYEAFLLSQRQNLTPLTYNALIGACARNDDLEKALNLIAKMRQDGFPSDFVNYSLVIQSLTRKNKIDSPILQKLYREIECDKIELDGHLLNDIIVGFAKAGDPNQAMHFLSVVQATGLVAKTATLTAVISALGNSGRIVEAEALFEEIKEGGLQPRTRAYNALLKGYVKAGSLKDAETIVSEMEKNGVSPDERTYSLLIDAYANAGRWESARIVLKEMEASNVQPNSYVFSRILASYRDRGEWQKTFQVLREMESSGVKPDRHFYNVMIDTFGKFNCLDHAMATFERMLAEGIKPDTVTWNTLIDSHCKAGHHDRAEKLFEEMQESGCLPCATTYNILINSYGEQERWSDVNGLLGRMQSQGVLPNVVTYTTLVDIYGRSGRFNDAVDCLEVMKSSGLKPSSTMYNALINAYAQRGLSEQALNAFRGMRGDGLKPSILALNSLINGFGEDRRDAEAFAVLQYMKDNGLKPDVVTYTTLMKTLIRVEKFDKVPAVFEEMISSGCNPDRKAREMLRSALKYMKQSLK; encoded by the exons ATGCTTCTTCTGCCGCCACCACTCTCGGCAAGATTCCCTTCTATTCAATTCCACCACCATTACATATTCCAACTCCAACCTCTACTCCTCTCAACGACCACTACAACCACAACCACCGCCGCAGCACTCGCAACCACCACCGCCTCTTCCGGTGAACCCTACTACTCTTCTTCAAAACGACGCTCGGACGACCAAAACGACGCCGTTCCGTTTCGTAACGGCCGGTATGATTTCTCTCCCCTATTGAACTTCCTTAATGATACCCCAGCTGATTCTGATTCGGGTTCGGATTTGGAGTCTCCGACATCGCTTGACCCGGTGGAGTTCCAGCTGGCCGAGTCTTACCGGGCAGTGCCTGCCACTGTCTGGCATAGTCTTCTCAAATCACTTTGCTCAAATTCCTCGTCTATTGGTCTAGCATACGCCGTCGTTTCATGGCTTCAAAAGCACAACCTCTGCTACTCCTACGAGCTTCTCTACTCGATACTCATCCACGCGTTGGGTCGGTCCGAGAAACTCTACGAGGCTTTCTTGCTTTCGCAGAGGCAAAACCTGACGCCATTAACGTACAACGCTCTAATTGGAGCTTGTGCTCGGAACGATGACCTAGAAAAGGCACTGAATTTAATAGCTAAGATGCGCCAAGACGGGTTTCCTTCGGATTTCGTTAATTACAGCTTGGTAATCCAATCCCTAACTCGCAAAAACAAGATTGATTCCCCTATTTTGCAAAAGCTTTATAGGGAGATTGAGTGTGATAAGATTGAGCTTGATGGGCATCTATTGAATGACATAATTGTGGGTTTTGCTAAAGCTGGTGATCCTAACCAGGCTATGCATTTTCTATCAGTAGTTCAGGCCACAGGGTTGGTAGCCAAAACAGCTACATTGACTGCTGTTATATCAGCTTTGGGGAACTCAGGTAGGATAGTGGAAGCTGAAGCTTTGTTTGAGGAGATTAAAGAAGGTGGATTGCAGCCAAGGACTCGAGCTTATAATGCACTCCTTAAAGGGTATGTAAAAGCAGGTTCTTTGAAAGACGCTGAGACCATTGTTTCAGAGATGGAAAAGAATGGAGTTTCACCAGATGAACGCACTTACAGCCTTCTTATCGATGCATACGCCAATGCGGGTAGATGGGAAAGCGCCAGAATTGTGTTAAAAGAGATGGAAGCGAGCAATGTGCAGCCTAATTCTTATGTCTTCAGTAGGATCTTAGCTAGTTATCGCGATCGAGGGGAGTGGCAAAAGACCTTCCAAGTTTTAAGGGAGATGGAGAGTAGTGGTGTGAAACCAGATAGGCATTTTTACAATGTGATGATTGATACTTTTGGCAAGTTTAATTGCCTTGATCACGCAATGGCTACGTTTGAAAGGATGCTTGCAGAGGGAATCAAGCCTGATACCGTTACTTGGAATACACTCATAGACTCTCACTGCAAGGCGGGGCACCATGACAGAGCAGAGAAGCTGTTCGAGGAAATGCAAGAGAGTGGCTGCTTGCCTTGCGCCACAACATATAACATTCTGATCAACTCTTATGGAGAGCAAGAGAGATGGAGTGATGTCAATGGCTTGTTGGGGAGGATGCAAAGTCAGGGTGTTCTTCCAAATGTAGTTACTTACACAACACTTGTCGATATATATGGAAGGTCGGGGAGATTCAATGATGCTGTTGACTGCTTAGAAGTAATGAAGTCTTCAGGCTTGAAACCATCCTCAACTATGTATAATGCCTTGATCAACGCTTATGCACAGAGA GGTTTGTCTGAGCAAGCACTGAATGCCTTCAGGGGCATGAGAGGGGACGGCCTAAAACCCAGTATTTTAGCTCTCAATTCACTGATCAATGGATTTGGTGAGGATAGAAGGGATGCTGAAGCCTTTGCCGTACTTCAATACATGAAGGATAAT GGCTTGAAACCAGATGTTGTGACTTATACTACCCTAATGAAAACTTTGATTCGTGTTGAAAAATTTGATAAG GTTCCAGCTGTGTTTGAAGAAATGATTTCATCAGGGTGCAACCCTGATAGGAAAGCCAGAGAAATGTTACGATCTGCTCTTAAATACATGAAACAGTCGCTGAAATAA
- the LOC133804350 gene encoding uncharacterized protein LOC133804350, whose product MGRLRFLLYASGLSLGLCFLVSLQAFWVVDAKPDLTHINHDLYHSRDDLMKEIKGLVHRHPDKLSLKTVTSRNKGYQAEVAVVTYGRRREESDERLMYRILLSFGQHGRELITSELALRILSVLSGEHFLPNMDSDFLNSTLDKLIIKVVPMENMNGRELVESGDLCERRNGRGVDLNRNWSVDWGKKEEDFDPYEENPGIAPFSEPETQIMRKLALSFDPHIWINVHSGMEALFMPYDHKNRTPDGVLSERMKLLLEKVNLLHCHQRCMIGSGGGSVGYLAHGTATDFMYDIVKVPMAFTFEIYGDEAASTKDCFKMFNPTDFGTFNRVLNDWSAAFFTIFKLGPHQLGEVPYKASASKLEKWVSIDEYLDGYLMERSSRYGKKKEVFELGMQEIRTYFRLFLLSSVLLMFMFCSRISKGKCSRPIVSAIPI is encoded by the exons ATGGGTCGTCTCCGTTTTCTCCTATACGCTTCTGGGTTGTCTTTGGGTCTGTGTTTTTTGGTTTCCTTACAAGCTTTTTGGGTTGTCGATGCTAAACCCGATCTCACCCACATCAACCACGATCTCTACCATTCCAG AGATGATTTGATGAAAGAGATAAAGGGTTTAGTGCATCGTCATCCAGACAAACTCAGT TTAAAAACAGTTACATCTAGAAACAAAGGGTACCAGGCTGAGGTTGCAGTTGTGACATACGGCCGGAGAAGGGAGGAGAGTGATGAAAGATTAATGTATCGAATCCTTCTT AGTTTTGGACAGCATGGAAGGGAGCTTATTACATCTGAACTTGCATTGAGGATTCTCTCAGTCTTGAGTGGGGAACACTTTCTACCTAACATGGATTCAGACTTTTTAAATAGTACTCTTGATAAGCTCATTATTAAG GTAGTGCCGATGGAAAACATGAACGGTCGTGAACTAGTTGAATCGGGAGATCTTTGTGAGAGAAGAAACG GAAGAGGTGTTGATCTCAACCGAAATTGGAGCGTAGACTGGGGCAAAAAAGAAGAG GATTTTGATCCATACGAGGAAAATCCTGGAATTGCACCATTTAGCGAGCCTGAAACTCAAATAATGCGGAAACTTGCCTTGTCATTTGATCCACATATATGGATTAATGTGCATTCCGGAATGGAG GCATTGTTTATGCCTTATGACCATAAAAACAGAACGCCTGATGGAGTCTTGTCAGAGCGAATGAAGTTGTTACTTGAGAAAGTGAACCTTCTTCATTGCCACCAACGTTGCATGATTGGGTCTGGTGGAGGCTCCGTTGG GTACCTGGCTCATGGAACAGCAACTGATTTTATGTATGACATTGTAAAGGTGCCCATGGCTTTTACCTTTGAG ATATACGGCGATGAAGCTGCTTCAACTAAAGATTGCTTTAAAATGTTTAATCCCACCGATTTCGGTACATTCAAT AGAGTTCTCAATGACTGGTCTGCAGCATTTTTCACAATCTTCAAATTAGGGCCACACCAGCTTGGTGAAGTCCCTTACAAGGCTTCTGCATCCAAATTGGAAAAGTGGGTATCTATAGATGAGTATCTTGACGGGTATTTAATGGAGAGGAGTAGTAGATATGGGAAGAAGAAGGAGGTCTTTGAGCTTGGGATGCAAGAGATAAGAACATATTTTAGGCTATTTTTGTTATCTTCTGTGCTTTTAATGTTCATGTTCTGTTCTAGAATATCTAAAGGCAAGTGTAGTAGACCAATTGTTTCTGCTATTCCTATCTGA